From the Clostridium sp. Marseille-P299 genome, one window contains:
- a CDS encoding prepilin-type N-terminal cleavage/methylation domain-containing protein has product MIYIKNKNEMKCKNKKNAGFTLAELLIAVGILSILLSIGMVGVAHYQKSLKLMEMDATAREIFVAAQNHMTASKASGTWKSLEKQHDDNADGYFGSKMTEKPSDYPAGEVWAENDGLHEYYYIVYDGEKDSLKNTILETILPLGAIDEKVRSEGFYVIEYDYLTATVYGVFYTDDLNKCTYENDIMGANGLDKTNGRDNSSTGKQIRKNYKNEHGNVIIGYYGGAITKTLSSTELDPVEIQVDNADVLKVTITDSNYWKRVNGQEVKSQISVTVTGEESQASVTKSFEYDELGTGSISREEWWSAKKENDKVKYTLILDDITRQGGHFADIFPDLIPGENIIITVEVFSNQVLCKAVKSQAYTNSLFEANYEYTVNGKTASKVTIGNVRHLQNLSPEVSNLPSNLTLNNNKNINRIVDRAEQTSSIDWNSFMPNGKKENIVIYAYDGNVMQQKELARDKFYGITNLALIEYEGNGHQLSNFTLMENETGNVGLFSQIGTDVLPQTFAAKNLVLNNFVSVNSKNVGNAGTLVGTVSEDGHFTGQNITVINSTVKASGNGIAGGLVGELNNGNLENCAIYLTDDEVDATKITAAEKYELGAFNQKKNQIGNKFMVFASNGVAGGLVGKTVNTSIIDSFASVPVVAGDGGISGGLIGVNDGATQNETLIKNSYAGGYTKNGQYSEFFGATALGSTGIAGGFIGKDGAYNTVIMNCFSTLSVYGNLTGGFTGKIDAGVNTYTNCYSIGKVEGISGNSKRGAFIGSVETAATVTAKQCYFLKDSNSDLKPTISDVYGYDYDGMINAVYDESKSVVLSVSGRAGNDNENAEVYSYDQTLEAISYPFRLVNNTAAKKVGSEKVYYGDWPLKIENANEHDFDFGIIYYEKLLDDSTFYYHGWVSKESDNPDNRDNYEEVKTQKEGLSNGLELSKGKYVEEDGYLILLPEDVDLESLYYTDWGTSIKEIVKERKDLNLPEEFKGFIAYEFLGEASFNLGQKGTLSFYRGKQNEHPKRKIAYFSFTPYFADSVQPMKEGVKDTTYYIRSTRQLVNLQQLESFTIWDQAINNYFIQNMDISFIKVRNYLFSDSISKFRVKEYESQHYPDNSGTYTIQGMNVTMFGYIFPNTVVKGITLTDVQIYSTDLEIAALARFNEGIIEGCSIRSSINSPSGYESVVIEGYGKASGLVFTNQGTIRNSYMTGTVKGDSVSGFVDTNRGSIENCYVNGILTGITQTSGFLRYNNGGKVLNCFTIGSVESTGDSSISYAFGNNNDEGIIENCYSALFKLSGKQIYRFGTSGKNNPLRNCTWLDNNYIEGEVQFGDIYNLYEQGKPIDYDELAKYGTSPQTYKYYSGYKNADNDKKNTVYPFQLLSTEDAYVKMQFWGDWPARDTQTMEYADDQETDNSSLNAGLIYYELIDGKLYYHGYLTEACADDETPEYQEIFTPGFELTNGLLEESGKYVTEEGYMILIPKDKEVSTLGISFGNENTYKLENLTEKVSEDLQNQLSEIGEFEAYYVIQENIPQHLYEYQAVLVQIGNNLGQADDIVIDSKTARLSFQPLYGDTVKHMDAKQSIFYIRSPRHLNNIAKEESSASYTFIQSADITFVKGKVPYTNRGKSCDDYIFTESINNFRSNYESKTYKLEDNTYGYVIEALDKQLFQTIESESEIKGITLINTNASFAENNKGIIESCSIRPDVEGEDGYSKVQIKNQYGFLAINQGMIINCYVSGTVIGNRVDADVEGEEEAVISGFVFENYGLIESCYANVTVSTEDGEEVSGFCYRNLGTIKNSHSLGVAASTNTVYGFLGVADSSKEISNCYSAMLKLRGNKIYMFGKSLAGEKGNINNCRWLKIDPQYIQGDVQFENEIGTEASYEKLQTVQTDKEAITHKYNNIKYANTDRSNKSYPFELIATSSAYLSLEHWGDWPMQWLEMIF; this is encoded by the coding sequence TTGATATACATAAAAAATAAGAACGAAATGAAATGTAAAAATAAAAAAAATGCAGGATTTACCTTAGCTGAACTGCTGATTGCAGTAGGGATTCTATCTATATTGCTATCTATAGGAATGGTTGGTGTTGCGCATTACCAGAAAAGCCTTAAGCTTATGGAAATGGATGCTACCGCACGTGAAATATTTGTAGCAGCTCAGAATCATATGACAGCATCAAAAGCTTCCGGAACATGGAAAAGTCTTGAGAAACAACATGACGATAATGCAGATGGATATTTTGGGAGTAAGATGACGGAAAAACCATCTGATTATCCAGCAGGAGAAGTATGGGCTGAAAATGATGGGCTACATGAATACTACTACATTGTATACGATGGTGAAAAAGATAGTTTGAAAAATACTATTTTAGAAACTATTTTACCCTTAGGTGCAATTGATGAAAAAGTTCGTAGTGAAGGATTTTATGTTATCGAATATGATTATCTAACAGCAACGGTGTATGGCGTATTTTATACAGACGACCTTAATAAATGCACTTATGAAAATGATATCATGGGAGCCAACGGACTTGATAAAACAAATGGCCGTGATAATTCTTCCACAGGAAAGCAAATAAGAAAGAATTATAAAAATGAACATGGTAATGTAATTATTGGATATTATGGTGGAGCAATCACAAAAACATTAAGTTCTACAGAGCTTGATCCCGTTGAGATTCAGGTGGATAATGCAGATGTGCTTAAAGTTACAATAACTGACTCGAATTATTGGAAAAGAGTGAATGGACAGGAAGTTAAGAGTCAAATTTCTGTAACAGTAACAGGTGAAGAGAGTCAAGCCTCTGTGACAAAATCCTTTGAGTATGACGAGTTAGGAACGGGCTCTATTTCACGAGAAGAATGGTGGTCCGCTAAAAAGGAAAATGATAAGGTGAAATATACCCTTATTCTAGATGACATTACTAGACAAGGTGGACATTTTGCTGATATTTTCCCTGATTTAATTCCTGGTGAAAATATTATTATAACAGTAGAGGTTTTTAGTAACCAAGTATTATGTAAAGCTGTTAAATCCCAGGCATATACCAATAGTCTGTTTGAAGCAAATTATGAATATACAGTGAACGGAAAAACTGCTTCTAAAGTGACAATAGGAAACGTTAGACATTTACAAAATTTAAGTCCGGAAGTTTCTAATTTACCTAGTAATCTAACGCTTAATAACAACAAAAATATAAATAGAATTGTAGATAGGGCAGAACAGACATCATCCATTGATTGGAATTCTTTTATGCCAAATGGTAAAAAAGAAAATATAGTTATTTATGCATATGATGGGAATGTAATGCAACAAAAGGAATTGGCGAGAGATAAATTTTACGGAATTACCAATCTTGCTTTAATTGAATATGAAGGAAATGGTCACCAATTAAGCAATTTTACTCTTATGGAAAATGAAACTGGTAATGTGGGACTATTTTCACAGATTGGAACAGATGTATTGCCACAGACTTTTGCAGCTAAAAATCTTGTTTTGAATAATTTTGTTTCTGTAAATAGCAAAAATGTAGGAAATGCTGGTACTCTTGTTGGAACGGTAAGTGAAGATGGACATTTTACAGGGCAGAATATAACTGTGATAAACTCTACTGTGAAAGCATCTGGTAATGGAATCGCAGGAGGGCTTGTAGGTGAACTTAACAATGGAAATCTAGAAAATTGTGCTATTTATTTAACGGATGATGAAGTTGATGCTACTAAAATTACAGCAGCAGAAAAATATGAGTTAGGTGCTTTTAATCAGAAAAAGAATCAGATCGGTAACAAATTCATGGTTTTTGCTTCAAATGGGGTCGCAGGTGGCCTCGTAGGAAAGACGGTGAATACAAGCATAATAGATTCCTTTGCGTCAGTCCCAGTAGTAGCTGGTGATGGTGGAATATCTGGTGGCTTAATCGGTGTGAATGATGGTGCTACACAAAATGAAACACTAATTAAAAATAGCTATGCAGGAGGATATACAAAGAATGGCCAGTATTCAGAATTCTTTGGAGCAACAGCATTAGGAAGTACAGGGATTGCTGGTGGTTTTATAGGGAAAGATGGGGCTTATAACACAGTAATTATGAACTGTTTTTCAACACTTTCCGTTTATGGTAATTTAACAGGAGGATTCACTGGAAAGATAGATGCTGGAGTGAATACGTATACCAATTGTTATTCCATCGGTAAGGTTGAAGGCATCAGTGGAAATTCTAAAAGAGGTGCGTTTATCGGTAGTGTAGAAACAGCAGCTACAGTTACTGCGAAGCAGTGCTATTTTCTAAAAGACAGCAATAGTGATTTAAAACCAACGATATCAGATGTTTATGGTTATGATTATGATGGAATGATAAACGCTGTATATGATGAGAGTAAATCAGTAGTTTTAAGTGTAAGTGGACGAGCAGGTAATGATAATGAAAATGCTGAAGTTTACAGTTATGATCAAACGCTAGAAGCTATATCCTATCCTTTTAGGCTTGTTAACAATACTGCAGCTAAGAAGGTTGGATCTGAGAAAGTTTATTACGGAGACTGGCCACTTAAGATTGAAAACGCAAATGAGCATGATTTTGATTTTGGAATTATTTATTATGAAAAGTTATTAGATGATTCAACTTTTTATTATCATGGTTGGGTAAGTAAAGAAAGTGACAATCCTGATAATAGAGATAATTATGAAGAAGTAAAAACCCAAAAAGAAGGTCTTAGCAATGGTTTAGAGCTAAGTAAGGGCAAGTATGTGGAAGAGGATGGATATTTGATTTTACTTCCTGAAGATGTAGATTTAGAATCTTTGTACTATACAGATTGGGGAACTTCAATCAAAGAAATTGTGAAAGAAAGAAAAGACTTGAATCTTCCTGAAGAATTCAAGGGCTTCATAGCTTATGAGTTTCTTGGTGAAGCTTCCTTTAATCTTGGTCAGAAGGGAACTTTAAGTTTTTATAGGGGTAAGCAAAATGAACATCCAAAAAGAAAAATTGCTTATTTTTCTTTTACACCATATTTTGCGGATTCAGTACAACCTATGAAAGAGGGAGTAAAAGATACAACATACTATATTCGTTCTACTCGTCAATTGGTAAATTTGCAACAGTTGGAATCATTTACTATTTGGGATCAAGCAATAAATAATTATTTTATTCAGAATATGGATATAAGTTTTATAAAGGTGAGAAATTATCTATTTAGTGATTCCATTAGTAAATTTAGAGTAAAAGAGTATGAATCTCAACATTATCCAGATAATAGTGGAACTTATACAATTCAGGGGATGAATGTAACGATGTTTGGTTATATTTTCCCAAATACAGTAGTAAAAGGTATTACTTTAACTGATGTACAAATCTATTCAACTGATTTAGAGATAGCAGCTTTAGCACGCTTTAATGAAGGAATTATTGAAGGATGCAGTATACGTTCAAGTATAAATTCTCCATCTGGGTATGAAAGTGTTGTAATCGAAGGATATGGTAAAGCTTCTGGTTTAGTTTTTACAAACCAAGGTACGATAAGAAATTCTTATATGACTGGAACAGTTAAGGGGGATTCAGTGAGTGGATTTGTTGATACTAACAGAGGTAGCATTGAAAATTGTTATGTTAATGGAATATTAACAGGAATTACTCAAACATCTGGTTTTTTGAGATATAATAATGGTGGAAAGGTTCTAAACTGTTTTACGATAGGCTCAGTAGAAAGTACTGGAGATTCTAGTATCTCTTATGCATTTGGTAATAACAATGATGAAGGAATAATTGAAAATTGTTATTCCGCATTATTCAAACTTTCAGGGAAACAGATTTATCGATTTGGAACTAGCGGTAAAAATAATCCACTTCGTAATTGTACATGGTTAGACAATAACTATATAGAAGGTGAAGTACAGTTTGGGGATATTTATAATCTTTATGAACAAGGAAAACCAATCGATTATGACGAATTAGCGAAATACGGGACAAGTCCACAAACATATAAGTATTACAGTGGCTATAAAAATGCTGATAATGATAAAAAGAACACTGTATATCCATTCCAATTACTATCCACAGAGGATGCGTATGTCAAAATGCAATTCTGGGGCGATTGGCCGGCAAGGGATACTCAAACAATGGAATACGCGGATGACCAGGAAACGGATAATTCTTCTTTAAACGCCGGGCTAATTTACTACGAGCTTATTGATGGCAAATTATACTATCACGGATATTTGACAGAAGCATGTGCTGATGATGAAACGCCAGAGTACCAAGAAATTTTTACACCTGGTTTTGAATTAACAAATGGTCTGTTGGAAGAAAGTGGTAAATATGTAACGGAAGAAGGTTATATGATTTTAATACCGAAAGATAAAGAGGTTAGTACGCTCGGTATTTCGTTTGGCAATGAGAATACATACAAACTAGAAAACCTTACAGAGAAAGTCAGTGAAGATTTACAGAATCAACTTTCAGAAATTGGTGAATTTGAAGCCTATTACGTTATCCAAGAAAATATACCGCAACACTTATATGAATATCAGGCGGTTTTAGTTCAGATTGGAAATAATCTTGGACAAGCTGATGATATTGTTATTGACTCAAAAACTGCTAGATTAAGTTTTCAACCATTGTATGGGGATACTGTTAAGCATATGGATGCTAAGCAAAGTATCTTTTACATTCGATCTCCAAGGCATTTGAACAATATTGCAAAGGAAGAGTCTAGTGCTTCATATACTTTTATACAAAGTGCAGATATAACATTTGTGAAAGGAAAGGTTCCTTATACGAATAGAGGCAAGAGTTGTGATGATTATATATTCACAGAAAGTATAAATAATTTTAGATCAAATTATGAATCTAAAACATATAAGCTTGAAGATAATACGTATGGATATGTAATTGAAGCATTGGATAAACAATTGTTCCAAACGATTGAAAGTGAGAGTGAAATAAAAGGTATTACGTTAATAAATACAAATGCATCATTTGCAGAAAATAACAAGGGTATCATTGAAAGTTGCTCTATTCGCCCAGATGTAGAAGGAGAAGACGGATATAGTAAAGTGCAGATTAAAAATCAATATGGATTTTTAGCAATTAATCAAGGCATGATCATAAATTGCTATGTCTCAGGAACTGTTATTGGTAACAGAGTCGATGCTGATGTAGAGGGAGAAGAAGAGGCAGTTATTAGCGGTTTTGTCTTTGAAAATTATGGCTTAATTGAATCCTGTTATGCCAATGTGACCGTATCAACTGAAGATGGCGAAGAAGTTAGTGGATTTTGTTATAGAAACTTAGGAACCATCAAAAATAGTCACTCTCTTGGAGTAGCAGCCAGTACAAATACAGTGTATGGATTTCTTGGAGTTGCAGATTCATCAAAAGAAATAAGTAATTGTTATTCTGCAATGCTTAAACTAAGAGGAAATAAGATTTACATGTTTGGAAAGTCCTTGGCTGGTGAAAAAGGTAATATTAACAATTGTAGATGGTTAAAGATAGATCCACAATATATACAAGGTGATGTTCAATTTGAAAATGAGATAGGAACAGAGGCTAGTTATGAGAAATTACAGACTGTACAGACTGACAAAGAAGCGATAACTCATAAGTATAATAATATTAAATATGCAAATACAGATAGATCAAACAAGAGCTATCCCTTTGAATTAATAGCTACAAGTTCAGCTTATTTAAGTCTAGAACATTGGGGAGATTGGCCGATGCAATGGTTAGAAATGATATTTTAG
- a CDS encoding bifunctional diguanylate cyclase/phosphodiesterase → MKKRYELKQLLFSLSIVLSLIGVVIICLFIFMFFRNRAMDEEVIEKLERITTKYTEIFESSNTENIEYINSIASFINPEDSLDEIKDFLANEIKRDIFSKIIYVRTDLTGVSVDANGFSKDYSYKKHLDYFEKIFTENQTVYNVFVDDITQEGTICYATPVYDKENVIGAVLAIDNLEEYKNIVKRLNSLDETNIIIIDRDGKIVIDASEDENNGKQIEDLYNLEELNLEVQDFISLDNHIVSRSLRIHNDYYITSHVIDDNNMWYALSMVKLSDYKTSLKPITMFTLGIIIFITLLFLCMSVYMLKVIQKSNKRMNRMAFYNSVTGVINKNGFMEKLPELYLNKILYSFVALDIHDFKFINYSFGYQIGNKLLRHIADVLKEELHEDECFYHRESDKFGILLHTQESSKIAKRVEEIMNKISDFDLLPQQRYPINCHCGIILFDTFSYDSDINLMIDRAYIAKKKIKDLHGNQYAFYDDVMYREAEKKNDIEKRMKDGIVNKEFKLYIQPKYDLVNETICSGEVLVRWVNKDGKITLPTDFIPIFEQNGFISKLDLYMLEETCRFQSMMRKQGMDIFPLSINQSRILLFEENYINNVSNLLKKYAIEPGDIIIEITESIPADTFNEIKTIISKLHNLGIKVSIDDFGSGYSSLNILKELTIDELKLDKEFLSNIKDAVKCEIIIESIITMAKKCNIQVVCEGVETKEHVEMLQEKNCDIAQGYYYSKPISEAEFKEQVYGLSEA, encoded by the coding sequence TTGAAAAAAAGATATGAGCTTAAACAGCTACTATTTTCATTATCAATTGTTTTATCTTTAATTGGTGTTGTAATCATTTGCCTTTTTATATTCATGTTTTTTAGAAATAGGGCTATGGATGAAGAAGTTATTGAAAAATTAGAACGAATAACAACGAAATATACTGAGATATTTGAATCTTCAAATACAGAGAATATCGAATACATAAATTCAATCGCATCATTCATAAACCCAGAAGATTCATTAGATGAAATAAAAGATTTTCTAGCCAATGAAATAAAAAGAGACATTTTTTCAAAAATAATCTATGTTCGAACAGACTTAACTGGGGTTTCTGTTGATGCCAATGGCTTTAGTAAAGACTATTCTTATAAGAAACACTTAGACTATTTTGAAAAAATTTTTACTGAGAATCAAACGGTTTATAATGTGTTTGTAGATGATATTACCCAAGAGGGAACCATATGCTATGCTACACCCGTTTATGATAAAGAGAATGTGATCGGTGCAGTGCTAGCAATTGATAACTTAGAAGAATACAAAAATATTGTTAAACGTTTAAATAGTTTAGATGAAACCAATATAATAATTATAGATCGAGATGGTAAAATCGTTATCGATGCTTCGGAAGATGAGAATAATGGCAAACAGATTGAGGATCTTTATAATCTTGAGGAATTAAATTTAGAAGTTCAGGATTTTATATCCCTAGATAATCATATAGTAAGTCGTTCCCTACGTATTCATAATGATTATTATATCACCTCACATGTAATCGATGATAACAATATGTGGTATGCCCTTAGCATGGTTAAGCTATCCGATTATAAAACGTCCCTTAAACCAATAACTATGTTTACTCTTGGTATTATAATATTTATTACTTTATTATTCCTGTGTATGAGCGTATATATGTTAAAGGTTATTCAAAAAAGTAATAAGCGAATGAATCGAATGGCATTTTACAATTCTGTTACTGGAGTAATTAATAAAAATGGATTTATGGAAAAATTGCCGGAGTTATATTTAAATAAAATACTATATTCCTTTGTTGCACTTGATATACATGATTTTAAATTTATTAATTATTCCTTTGGATATCAAATAGGAAATAAGCTTCTTAGACATATAGCAGATGTGTTAAAAGAAGAACTACATGAAGATGAATGTTTTTATCATAGGGAATCGGACAAATTTGGAATTCTGTTACATACTCAAGAATCTAGTAAAATAGCAAAAAGAGTTGAAGAAATCATGAATAAGATTTCGGATTTTGATTTATTACCCCAACAACGCTATCCAATAAATTGTCACTGTGGAATCATCTTATTCGATACTTTTTCTTATGATTCTGATATAAATTTAATGATAGATCGAGCATACATTGCTAAAAAGAAAATAAAAGATTTACATGGAAATCAGTACGCTTTTTATGACGATGTCATGTATAGAGAAGCAGAGAAAAAAAATGACATCGAAAAACGTATGAAGGATGGTATAGTGAATAAAGAATTTAAGCTGTATATTCAGCCTAAATATGATTTGGTAAATGAAACCATTTGTAGTGGAGAGGTATTAGTAAGATGGGTTAATAAAGATGGTAAAATTACATTACCAACAGATTTTATACCTATTTTTGAACAAAATGGTTTTATATCAAAGCTAGATTTATATATGTTAGAGGAAACATGCCGCTTTCAAAGTATGATGAGAAAACAGGGGATGGATATTTTTCCGTTATCAATAAATCAATCTCGTATTTTGTTATTTGAAGAAAATTATATAAATAATGTTAGTAATTTACTAAAAAAGTACGCGATAGAGCCCGGGGATATTATTATTGAAATAACAGAAAGTATTCCAGCAGATACATTTAATGAAATTAAAACGATTATTTCAAAATTACATAATTTAGGCATCAAAGTATCCATTGATGATTTTGGCAGTGGATATTCCTCCTTAAACATTTTAAAAGAACTTACAATTGATGAATTAAAATTAGATAAAGAGTTTTTGTCAAATATCAAAGATGCAGTTAAGTGTGAAATTATTATTGAAAGTATTATCACAATGGCGAAAAAATGCAATATTCAAGTTGTATGTGAAGGTGTAGAAACGAAGGAACATGTAGAAATGTTACAAGAAAAAAATTGCGATATTGCACAAGGATATTACTATTCTAAGCCGATATCGGAAGCCGAATTTAAAGAGCAGGTCTATGGACTAAGCGAAGCATAA
- the pilM gene encoding pilus assembly protein PilM, whose translation MIKTYLGIEIGNFVIKFAVCSDNKVKDFVVERLPDNIVRDGNIVSWEVMTDFIKENLKKHRISCKYAAVVLPESSTYVRRILLPYMTVDQLQFNLPYEFHDFITEEKDQYFYDYAVVGMVEEEKNGKISKSMDLMAAAVSKETIEKYRYMLKRCGLKLKVAAPESSAYQNVIRKHLEHTKPEKPGDYALLNIGHDAVSLWIFTDGIYETGKKIELGLGAVTKVIAETLGVDEHIAEIYKHENHNNVIYSEECVAIYGQIAWEVMRVINFFNYNHPSNTLDTLYCCGGGVKIEPLMEILGDTLDLKVKSIDELFDGIIENKDAMVLGAAAVGITWN comes from the coding sequence ATGATAAAAACATATTTAGGAATTGAAATAGGAAATTTCGTAATTAAATTTGCAGTATGTTCAGATAATAAGGTAAAAGACTTTGTGGTTGAACGGTTGCCAGATAATATTGTAAGAGATGGAAATATTGTATCCTGGGAAGTAATGACCGATTTTATTAAAGAAAATTTGAAAAAGCATCGTATTTCTTGTAAATATGCTGCAGTCGTATTGCCTGAGAGCAGTACATATGTTAGAAGAATTCTCTTACCATATATGACCGTGGATCAATTACAATTTAATCTACCTTACGAATTTCATGATTTTATTACTGAAGAAAAAGATCAATATTTTTATGATTATGCCGTTGTTGGAATGGTAGAAGAGGAGAAGAACGGGAAAATATCAAAAAGTATGGATCTTATGGCCGCGGCAGTATCAAAAGAAACTATTGAAAAATACAGGTATATGTTAAAACGTTGTGGCCTTAAATTAAAGGTGGCAGCACCAGAATCTTCCGCTTATCAAAATGTTATTAGGAAACACTTAGAACATACTAAGCCAGAAAAACCGGGAGATTATGCATTACTTAATATTGGTCATGATGCTGTATCTCTATGGATTTTTACAGATGGAATATACGAGACAGGAAAAAAGATTGAACTAGGTCTTGGAGCTGTTACTAAGGTAATTGCAGAAACTCTTGGAGTGGATGAACATATAGCCGAAATATATAAGCATGAAAATCATAACAATGTGATATATTCAGAAGAATGTGTTGCTATTTATGGTCAGATTGCTTGGGAAGTTATGCGAGTAATTAACTTCTTTAATTACAATCATCCAAGTAATACACTGGATACTCTATATTGTTGTGGCGGTGGAGTAAAGATTGAGCCTTTGATGGAAATACTGGGTGATACATTGGACTTAAAAGTAAAAAGTATTGATGAGTTATTTGATGGGATCATTGAAAATAAAGATGCAATGGTGCTTGGTGCAGCAGCAGTGGGAATTACATGGAATTAG
- a CDS encoding TIGR03960 family B12-binding radical SAM protein, producing the protein MRKLALDDAVLLKIDKPARYIGNEVNMVVKDLNNIDIRFCMCFPDVYEVGMSHLGMQILYDMLNQREDTYCERVYSPWVDLDKIMREENIPLFALESQDPIKNFDFLGITLQYEMCYTNILQVLDLSGIPLYAKDRTEKDPFVIGGGPCSYNPEPIADFFDFFYIGEGETVYNDILDIYKEHKASNGTRMEFLEKVAEIEGMYVPAFYDVTYKEDGTVKAITPNNPHAKEKVLKQVEMDLSNTYYPKKPIVPYIKAIQDRVVLEIQRGCIRGCRFCQAGMLYRPIRPRDLSTLKELAKEMIRSTGHEEISLSSLSSSDYLQLQELVYFLIDEFKKQGVNISLPSLRIDAFALDVMSKVQDIKKSSLTFAPEAGSQRLRDVINKGLTEEVILKGAMDAFISGWNKVKLYFMLGLPTETDEDIEGIAILSDKIAREYYTIPKDQRDGKVAITTSTSFFVPKPFTPFQWSAMSTTEEIKRKRRVLSAKLKEQLNYKSIRYNWHDGDVTLLEGLFARGDRRIASSIYDAYMEGCIYDAWSEYFKNDVWMRVFEKNGVDVAFYTSRERTEDEIFPWDFIDIGVTKQFLWKEYKRAKEETITPNCRQSCSGCGAAAFKGGVCVEARN; encoded by the coding sequence ATGAGAAAGTTAGCTTTAGATGATGCAGTTTTATTAAAAATTGATAAACCAGCAAGATATATTGGCAATGAAGTCAATATGGTTGTGAAGGATCTTAATAATATAGATATACGTTTTTGCATGTGTTTCCCTGACGTGTACGAGGTTGGTATGTCACATCTTGGAATGCAAATTTTATATGATATGTTAAACCAAAGAGAAGATACCTACTGTGAGAGAGTATATTCCCCTTGGGTAGACTTAGATAAAATAATGCGTGAAGAAAATATTCCTTTATTTGCACTTGAATCTCAAGATCCTATTAAGAATTTTGATTTCCTTGGTATTACACTTCAGTATGAAATGTGCTATACGAATATTTTACAGGTGTTAGACTTATCTGGTATTCCTCTATATGCAAAAGATCGAACAGAGAAAGATCCTTTTGTTATTGGTGGTGGACCATGTTCCTATAATCCAGAACCAATTGCAGACTTTTTTGACTTCTTCTATATTGGAGAAGGTGAAACAGTTTATAACGATATCTTGGATATTTATAAAGAACATAAGGCCTCCAATGGGACAAGAATGGAGTTCCTTGAAAAGGTTGCTGAAATTGAAGGAATGTATGTCCCAGCTTTTTATGATGTTACTTACAAAGAAGATGGAACAGTAAAAGCAATCACTCCAAACAATCCTCATGCAAAAGAAAAAGTACTTAAACAAGTAGAAATGGATTTAAGTAATACGTATTATCCGAAAAAACCAATTGTTCCTTATATTAAGGCAATTCAGGATAGAGTTGTTCTAGAAATTCAACGTGGATGTATTCGTGGCTGTCGTTTCTGCCAGGCAGGTATGTTATACCGTCCAATTCGTCCAAGAGATTTAAGCACATTAAAGGAATTAGCAAAGGAAATGATACGTTCTACTGGTCATGAAGAAATTTCTTTAAGTTCTTTAAGTTCAAGTGACTATTTACAACTACAAGAATTGGTTTACTTTTTAATTGATGAGTTTAAAAAGCAGGGAGTTAATATCTCTTTACCATCTTTACGTATCGATGCATTTGCACTTGATGTTATGAGTAAAGTGCAAGATATTAAGAAGAGTAGTTTAACTTTTGCTCCAGAGGCAGGTTCTCAAAGACTTCGTGATGTTATTAATAAAGGCTTAACAGAAGAAGTAATTTTAAAAGGTGCTATGGATGCGTTTATTTCTGGATGGAATAAAGTAAAACTTTATTTTATGCTAGGGCTTCCTACAGAAACCGATGAGGATATTGAAGGAATTGCTATTTTATCGGACAAGATCGCAAGAGAGTATTATACAATTCCTAAAGATCAAAGAGATGGTAAAGTTGCAATTACAACTTCAACTTCTTTCTTTGTTCCAAAGCCATTTACACCATTCCAATGGTCTGCGATGTCTACAACGGAAGAAATTAAGAGAAAACGTCGTGTTCTAAGTGCAAAATTAAAAGAACAATTAAACTATAAGAGCATTCGTTATAACTGGCATGATGGAGATGTAACTTTACTAGAGGGTCTTTTTGCAAGAGGAGATCGTCGTATTGCTTCCTCCATTTATGATGCTTATATGGAAGGTTGTATTTATGATGCATGGTCTGAATATTTTAAAAATGATGTTTGGATGCGTGTATTTGAAAAGAATGGTGTGGATGTAGCATTCTACACTAGTAGAGAACGTACCGAAGATGAAATTTTCCCATGGGATTTTATTGATATCGGTGTAACAAAACAATTTTTATGGAAAGAATACAAAAGAGCGAAGGAAGAAACAATTACACCAAATTGTCGTCAGTCATGTTCTGGTTGTGGTGCAGCAGCATTTAAAGGTGGTGTCTGCGTAGAAGCTAGAAATTAG